From Rhineura floridana isolate rRhiFlo1 chromosome 5, rRhiFlo1.hap2, whole genome shotgun sequence, a single genomic window includes:
- the ZIC5 gene encoding zinc finger protein ZIC 5, with translation MRQPIKQELICKWIEAEAGAPPCAKTYSTMHELVNHVTVEHVGGPEQSSHVCFWEECPRQGKPFKAKYKLINHIRVHTGEKPFPCPFPGCGKVFARSENLKIHKRTHTGEKPFKCEFDGCDRKFANSSDRKKHSHVHTSDKPYFCKVRGCDKSYTHPSSLRKHMKIHCKSPPPSPTPGSQGYQPTGTPLGAPLSPLQDSGRVRPVNLSPQVTNLNEWYVCQASGAPNHLHTPSSNATSSEEEEEEEEIYRNSETRTIH, from the exons ATGCGGCAGCCGATCAAGCAGGAGTTGATCTGCAAGTGGATCGAGGCTGAAGCGGGCGCGCCGCCCTGCGCCAAAACCTACAGCACCATGCACGAGCTGGTCAACCACGTCACGGTGGAGCACGTCGGGGGGCCCGAGCAGAGCAGCCACGTGTGCTTCTGGGAGGAGTGTCCCCGCCAAGGGAAGCCCTTCAAGGCCAAGTACAAGCTCATCAACCACATCCGAGTGCACACGGGAGAGAAGCCTTTCCCTTGCCCCTTCCCGGGATGCGGCAAAGTCTTCGCCCGGTCCGAGAACCTCAAGATCCACAAGAGGACTCACACAG GAGAGAAGCCTTTTAAATGCGAGTTTGATGGCTGTGACAGGAAGTTTGCCAATAGCAGTGACAGAAAGAAACACTCTCATGTCCACACCAGTGACAAGCCATATTTCTGCAAAGTCAGAGGCTGTGACAAGTCTTACACACATCCGAGTTCCTTGCGCAAGCACATGAAGATCCATTGCAAATCTCCACCTCCTTCTCCTACCCCAGGATCTCAAGGCTACCAACCCACAGGGACACCACTGGGTGCTCCTCTATCCCCTCTCCAGGACTCTGGCAGGGTCCGCCCTGTCAACCTTTCTCCTCAGGTCACCAATCTCAATGAATGGTATGTGTGCCAGGCCAGTGGGGCACCCAACCACCTCCATACACCATCTAGTAATGCCACATCttcggaggaggaagaggaggaggaagagatttATAGGAACTCTGAGACAAGAACTATTCATTag
- the ZIC2 gene encoding zinc finger protein ZIC 2 isoform X1, whose product MLLDAGPQFPALGVGTFARHPPPSAAEMQERELSLQNSFVDSAAAAAAAHLGAFKLNAAAAHELSPGQGSAFSSQAPAYPHAAHVGSYSGPPFNSPRDFLFRSRGFGEAAAAGGGQHGLFGAAAAAAAATGSLHHPHAEAQSHLLFPGIGDQHGAPGSPNVLNGQMRLGLPGEVFGRSDQYRQVSSPRTDPYSAAQLHGQYGPMNMNMGMNMAAHHAHHPHAHPHAHHHHHHHHHPGAFFRYMRQQCIKQELICKWIDPEQLSSPKKSCNKTFSTMHELVTHVSVEHVGGPEQSNHICFWEECPREGKPFKAKYKLVNHIRVHTGEKPFPCPFPGCGKVFARSENLKIHKRTHTGEKPFQCEFEGCDRRFANSSDRKKHMHVHTSDKPYLCKMCDKSYTHPSSLRKHMKVHESSPQGSESSPAASSGYESSTPPGLVSPSAETQSTAASNLSPAAAVPAVHRGSSGGAGGGGGGGSSGGGSGGGGGSGGGNASHSSLTSNFNEWYV is encoded by the exons ATGCTGCTGGATGCGGGGCCCCAGTTCCCGGCGCTGGGAGTGGGCACCTTCGCTCGGCACCCTCCCCCGTCGGCGGCGGAGATGCAGGAGCGCGAGCTGAGCCTGCAGAACAGCTTCGTGGActcggcggcggcagcggcggcggctcaCCTGGGCGCCTTCAAGCTCAACGCGGCGGCGGCCCACGAACTATCCCCGGGACAAGGCTCGGCCTTCAGCTCGCAGGCGCCGGCTTACCCGCACGCCGCCCATGTGGGCTCCTACTCCGGGCCGCCTTTCAACTCTCCGCGGGACTTCTTGTTTCGGAGCCGAGGATtcggggaggcggcggcggccggCGGGGGACAGCACGGGCTCTtcggggcggcggcggcggcggcggcggccacgGGCAGCCTCCATCACCCGCATGCAGAGGCGCAGAGCCACCTGCTCTTCCCGGGCATCGGGGACCAACACGGCGCGCCGGGCTCGCCCAACGTGCTCAACGGGCAGATGCGCTTGGGCTTACCCGGGGAAGTCTTCGGCCGATCGGACCAGTACCGCCAGGTGTCCAGCCCCAGGACTGACCCTTATTCCGCGGCCCAGCTCCACGGCCAGTACGGCCCGATGAACATGAACATGGGCATGAACATGGCGGCACACCATGCGCACCACCCGCACGCCCACCCCCACgcgcatcaccaccaccaccatcaccaccatcccGGGGCCTTCTTCCGCTACATGCGGCAGCAGTGCATCAAGCAGGAGCTCATCTGCAAGTGGATCGACCCGGAGCAGCTCAGCAGCCCCAAAAAGAGTTGCAATAAAACTTTCAGCACCATGCATGAGCTGGTCACCCATGTCTCCGTCGAGCACGTAGGCGGGCCGGAGCAAAGCAACCACATCTGCTTCTGGGAGGAGTGTCCCCGCGAAGGGAAGCCCTTCAAGGCCAAATACAAACTGGTCAACCACATCCGAGTCCACACGGGCGAAAAGCCTTTCCCTTGCCCGTTCCCGGGATGCGGCAAAGTTTTCGCCCGATCCGAGAACCTCAAGATccacaaaaggacacacacag GCGAGAAGCCCTTCCAGTGTGAATTCGAAGGTTGTGACAGACGCTTTGCCAACAGCAGCGACAGGAAGAAGCACATGCATGTCCACACTTCGGACAAGCCCTATCTCTGCAAGATGTGTGACAAATCTTACACCCATCCCAGCTCCCTGCGGAAGCACATGAAG GTCCATGAATCCTCCCCGCAAGGCTCCGAGTCCTCGCCTGCTGCCAGCTCGGGCTACGAGTCCTCCACCCCACCGGGCTTGGTGTCCCCCAGCGCAGAGACCCAGAGCACGGCCGCCAGCAACCTGTCTCCTGCGGCGGCGGTGCCGGCGGTGCATCGGGGCAGCAGCGGCGGggcaggaggcggcggcggcggcgggagcTCGGGCGGGGGCAGCGGCGGGGGCGGGGGCAGCGGCGGGGGCAACGCCAGCCATAGCAGCCTCACCTCCAACTTCAACGAGTGGTACGTCTGA
- the ZIC2 gene encoding zinc finger protein ZIC 2 isoform X4 has product MLLDAGPQFPALGVGTFARHPPPSAAEMQERELSLQNSFVDSAAAAAAAHLGAFKLNAAAAHELSPGQGSAFSSQAPAYPHAAHVGSYSGPPFNSPRDFLFRSRGFGEAAAAGGGQHGLFGAAAAAAAATGSLHHPHAEAQSHLLFPGIGDQHGAPGSPNVLNGQMRLGLPGEVFGRSDQYRQVSSPRTDPYSAAQLHGQYGPMNMNMGHHHHPGAFFRYMRQQCIKQELICKWIDPEQLSSPKKSCNKTFSTMHELVTHVSVEHVGGPEQSNHICFWEECPREGKPFKAKYKLVNHIRVHTGEKPFPCPFPGCGKVFARSENLKIHKRTHTGEKPFQCEFEGCDRRFANSSDRKKHMHVHTSDKPYLCKMCDKSYTHPSSLRKHMKVHESSPQGSESSPAASSGYESSTPPGLVSPSAETQSTAASNLSPAAAVGGGNASHSSLTSNFNEWYV; this is encoded by the exons ATGCTGCTGGATGCGGGGCCCCAGTTCCCGGCGCTGGGAGTGGGCACCTTCGCTCGGCACCCTCCCCCGTCGGCGGCGGAGATGCAGGAGCGCGAGCTGAGCCTGCAGAACAGCTTCGTGGActcggcggcggcagcggcggcggctcaCCTGGGCGCCTTCAAGCTCAACGCGGCGGCGGCCCACGAACTATCCCCGGGACAAGGCTCGGCCTTCAGCTCGCAGGCGCCGGCTTACCCGCACGCCGCCCATGTGGGCTCCTACTCCGGGCCGCCTTTCAACTCTCCGCGGGACTTCTTGTTTCGGAGCCGAGGATtcggggaggcggcggcggccggCGGGGGACAGCACGGGCTCTtcggggcggcggcggcggcggcggcggccacgGGCAGCCTCCATCACCCGCATGCAGAGGCGCAGAGCCACCTGCTCTTCCCGGGCATCGGGGACCAACACGGCGCGCCGGGCTCGCCCAACGTGCTCAACGGGCAGATGCGCTTGGGCTTACCCGGGGAAGTCTTCGGCCGATCGGACCAGTACCGCCAGGTGTCCAGCCCCAGGACTGACCCTTATTCCGCGGCCCAGCTCCACGGCCAGTACGGCCCGATGAACATGAACATGGGC catcaccaccatcccGGGGCCTTCTTCCGCTACATGCGGCAGCAGTGCATCAAGCAGGAGCTCATCTGCAAGTGGATCGACCCGGAGCAGCTCAGCAGCCCCAAAAAGAGTTGCAATAAAACTTTCAGCACCATGCATGAGCTGGTCACCCATGTCTCCGTCGAGCACGTAGGCGGGCCGGAGCAAAGCAACCACATCTGCTTCTGGGAGGAGTGTCCCCGCGAAGGGAAGCCCTTCAAGGCCAAATACAAACTGGTCAACCACATCCGAGTCCACACGGGCGAAAAGCCTTTCCCTTGCCCGTTCCCGGGATGCGGCAAAGTTTTCGCCCGATCCGAGAACCTCAAGATccacaaaaggacacacacag GCGAGAAGCCCTTCCAGTGTGAATTCGAAGGTTGTGACAGACGCTTTGCCAACAGCAGCGACAGGAAGAAGCACATGCATGTCCACACTTCGGACAAGCCCTATCTCTGCAAGATGTGTGACAAATCTTACACCCATCCCAGCTCCCTGCGGAAGCACATGAAG GTCCATGAATCCTCCCCGCAAGGCTCCGAGTCCTCGCCTGCTGCCAGCTCGGGCTACGAGTCCTCCACCCCACCGGGCTTGGTGTCCCCCAGCGCAGAGACCCAGAGCACGGCCGCCAGCAACCTGTCTCCTGCGGCGGCGGT CGGCGGGGGCAACGCCAGCCATAGCAGCCTCACCTCCAACTTCAACGAGTGGTACGTCTGA
- the ZIC2 gene encoding zinc finger protein ZIC 2 isoform X2, whose translation MLLDAGPQFPALGVGTFARHPPPSAAEMQERELSLQNSFVDSAAAAAAAHLGAFKLNAAAAHELSPGQGSAFSSQAPAYPHAAHVGSYSGPPFNSPRDFLFRSRGFGEAAAAGGGQHGLFGAAAAAAAATGSLHHPHAEAQSHLLFPGIGDQHGAPGSPNVLNGQMRLGLPGEVFGRSDQYRQVSSPRTDPYSAAQLHGQYGPMNMNMGMNMAAHHAHHPHAHPHAHHHHHHHHHPGAFFRYMRQQCIKQELICKWIDPEQLSSPKKSCNKTFSTMHELVTHVSVEHVGGPEQSNHICFWEECPREGKPFKAKYKLVNHIRVHTGEKPFPCPFPGCGKVFARSENLKIHKRTHTGEKPFQCEFEGCDRRFANSSDRKKHMHVHTSDKPYLCKMCDKSYTHPSSLRKHMKVHESSPQGSESSPAASSGYESSTPPGLVSPSAETQSTAASNLSPAAAVPAVHRGSSGGAGSLTSNFNEWYV comes from the exons ATGCTGCTGGATGCGGGGCCCCAGTTCCCGGCGCTGGGAGTGGGCACCTTCGCTCGGCACCCTCCCCCGTCGGCGGCGGAGATGCAGGAGCGCGAGCTGAGCCTGCAGAACAGCTTCGTGGActcggcggcggcagcggcggcggctcaCCTGGGCGCCTTCAAGCTCAACGCGGCGGCGGCCCACGAACTATCCCCGGGACAAGGCTCGGCCTTCAGCTCGCAGGCGCCGGCTTACCCGCACGCCGCCCATGTGGGCTCCTACTCCGGGCCGCCTTTCAACTCTCCGCGGGACTTCTTGTTTCGGAGCCGAGGATtcggggaggcggcggcggccggCGGGGGACAGCACGGGCTCTtcggggcggcggcggcggcggcggcggccacgGGCAGCCTCCATCACCCGCATGCAGAGGCGCAGAGCCACCTGCTCTTCCCGGGCATCGGGGACCAACACGGCGCGCCGGGCTCGCCCAACGTGCTCAACGGGCAGATGCGCTTGGGCTTACCCGGGGAAGTCTTCGGCCGATCGGACCAGTACCGCCAGGTGTCCAGCCCCAGGACTGACCCTTATTCCGCGGCCCAGCTCCACGGCCAGTACGGCCCGATGAACATGAACATGGGCATGAACATGGCGGCACACCATGCGCACCACCCGCACGCCCACCCCCACgcgcatcaccaccaccaccatcaccaccatcccGGGGCCTTCTTCCGCTACATGCGGCAGCAGTGCATCAAGCAGGAGCTCATCTGCAAGTGGATCGACCCGGAGCAGCTCAGCAGCCCCAAAAAGAGTTGCAATAAAACTTTCAGCACCATGCATGAGCTGGTCACCCATGTCTCCGTCGAGCACGTAGGCGGGCCGGAGCAAAGCAACCACATCTGCTTCTGGGAGGAGTGTCCCCGCGAAGGGAAGCCCTTCAAGGCCAAATACAAACTGGTCAACCACATCCGAGTCCACACGGGCGAAAAGCCTTTCCCTTGCCCGTTCCCGGGATGCGGCAAAGTTTTCGCCCGATCCGAGAACCTCAAGATccacaaaaggacacacacag GCGAGAAGCCCTTCCAGTGTGAATTCGAAGGTTGTGACAGACGCTTTGCCAACAGCAGCGACAGGAAGAAGCACATGCATGTCCACACTTCGGACAAGCCCTATCTCTGCAAGATGTGTGACAAATCTTACACCCATCCCAGCTCCCTGCGGAAGCACATGAAG GTCCATGAATCCTCCCCGCAAGGCTCCGAGTCCTCGCCTGCTGCCAGCTCGGGCTACGAGTCCTCCACCCCACCGGGCTTGGTGTCCCCCAGCGCAGAGACCCAGAGCACGGCCGCCAGCAACCTGTCTCCTGCGGCGGCGGTGCCGGCGGTGCATCGGGGCAGCAGCGGCGGggcag GCAGCCTCACCTCCAACTTCAACGAGTGGTACGTCTGA
- the ZIC2 gene encoding zinc finger protein ZIC 2 isoform X3: MLLDAGPQFPALGVGTFARHPPPSAAEMQERELSLQNSFVDSAAAAAAAHLGAFKLNAAAAHELSPGQGSAFSSQAPAYPHAAHVGSYSGPPFNSPRDFLFRSRGFGEAAAAGGGQHGLFGAAAAAAAATGSLHHPHAEAQSHLLFPGIGDQHGAPGSPNVLNGQMRLGLPGEVFGRSDQYRQVSSPRTDPYSAAQLHGQYGPMNMNMGMNMAAHHAHHPHAHPHAHHHHHHHHHPGAFFRYMRQQCIKQELICKWIDPEQLSSPKKSCNKTFSTMHELVTHVSVEHVGGPEQSNHICFWEECPREGKPFKAKYKLVNHIRVHTGEKPFPCPFPGCGKVFARSENLKIHKRTHTGEKPFQCEFEGCDRRFANSSDRKKHMHVHTSDKPYLCKMCDKSYTHPSSLRKHMKVHESSPQGSESSPAASSGYESSTPPGLVSPSAETQSTAASNLSPAAAVGGGNASHSSLTSNFNEWYV; the protein is encoded by the exons ATGCTGCTGGATGCGGGGCCCCAGTTCCCGGCGCTGGGAGTGGGCACCTTCGCTCGGCACCCTCCCCCGTCGGCGGCGGAGATGCAGGAGCGCGAGCTGAGCCTGCAGAACAGCTTCGTGGActcggcggcggcagcggcggcggctcaCCTGGGCGCCTTCAAGCTCAACGCGGCGGCGGCCCACGAACTATCCCCGGGACAAGGCTCGGCCTTCAGCTCGCAGGCGCCGGCTTACCCGCACGCCGCCCATGTGGGCTCCTACTCCGGGCCGCCTTTCAACTCTCCGCGGGACTTCTTGTTTCGGAGCCGAGGATtcggggaggcggcggcggccggCGGGGGACAGCACGGGCTCTtcggggcggcggcggcggcggcggcggccacgGGCAGCCTCCATCACCCGCATGCAGAGGCGCAGAGCCACCTGCTCTTCCCGGGCATCGGGGACCAACACGGCGCGCCGGGCTCGCCCAACGTGCTCAACGGGCAGATGCGCTTGGGCTTACCCGGGGAAGTCTTCGGCCGATCGGACCAGTACCGCCAGGTGTCCAGCCCCAGGACTGACCCTTATTCCGCGGCCCAGCTCCACGGCCAGTACGGCCCGATGAACATGAACATGGGCATGAACATGGCGGCACACCATGCGCACCACCCGCACGCCCACCCCCACgcgcatcaccaccaccaccatcaccaccatcccGGGGCCTTCTTCCGCTACATGCGGCAGCAGTGCATCAAGCAGGAGCTCATCTGCAAGTGGATCGACCCGGAGCAGCTCAGCAGCCCCAAAAAGAGTTGCAATAAAACTTTCAGCACCATGCATGAGCTGGTCACCCATGTCTCCGTCGAGCACGTAGGCGGGCCGGAGCAAAGCAACCACATCTGCTTCTGGGAGGAGTGTCCCCGCGAAGGGAAGCCCTTCAAGGCCAAATACAAACTGGTCAACCACATCCGAGTCCACACGGGCGAAAAGCCTTTCCCTTGCCCGTTCCCGGGATGCGGCAAAGTTTTCGCCCGATCCGAGAACCTCAAGATccacaaaaggacacacacag GCGAGAAGCCCTTCCAGTGTGAATTCGAAGGTTGTGACAGACGCTTTGCCAACAGCAGCGACAGGAAGAAGCACATGCATGTCCACACTTCGGACAAGCCCTATCTCTGCAAGATGTGTGACAAATCTTACACCCATCCCAGCTCCCTGCGGAAGCACATGAAG GTCCATGAATCCTCCCCGCAAGGCTCCGAGTCCTCGCCTGCTGCCAGCTCGGGCTACGAGTCCTCCACCCCACCGGGCTTGGTGTCCCCCAGCGCAGAGACCCAGAGCACGGCCGCCAGCAACCTGTCTCCTGCGGCGGCGGT CGGCGGGGGCAACGCCAGCCATAGCAGCCTCACCTCCAACTTCAACGAGTGGTACGTCTGA